In Nodosilinea sp. PGN35, the genomic stretch TTTCAACTCTATGGCGATACCCAACCCAAATCGCGATTTCTGTTTGAGTGCGCCCCGTTTGCTGTCAAACCCTTTTAGGAGACTGCCCTATGGCCACCGTGGACTTTTACGAAAAAACAGGATGCATCAACAACACCCGCCAAAAAGCGCTGCTGCAAGCCTCTGGGCACCAGGTGATTGCCCACAACCTACTAATTGAGCCCTGGACTCCCGAGCGACTCTACTTGTTTTTTGGAGGACTGCCGGTGGCGCAGTGGTTTAACACCACTGCCCGCGCCATTACCACTGGCTTGGTGGTGCCCGAACAGCTCGATACCGAAATCGCCCTAGACCTGATGGTGCTTGACCCTGGGCTAATTCGACGGCCGCTGCTGCAAGTGGGTGACCAGCGCCAGGTTGGCTTTGACCCCAAGATTATTGACCGATGGATTGGGCTCAGCGCTACAGTGCTCGGCGAGACGGGAATCTCCCCCACCCATCTAACCCTTTGCCCCCAGGCCGCCGCTCGATCGCTTGTCACTGGAGGGGCTAGCCTAGCCTAAACACAATGTGCGATTTTTTAAGCCGCTGGCCTATTCTCAATAGCGCAGCCGTTGCGGGAGAACGAATGAAATTTGATGCGAAATGGATGCAGTACTACCAGGCGGTGGAAGGGCGGCCCCCTCGGACGACCCTAATCAAGGCACTGGAATACTACGACCAGGTCCCCAACACTCTGCCAAAATGTGCCGTTGACCTGGGCTGCGGCGATGGCCGCGACACCGTCGAGCTGCTCAACCGGGGCTGGCGGGTGCTGGCAATCGATGGAGAACCGGAGGCGATCGCCCGCCTGCGACAGCGCTCCGACTGGGTTGGCAAATCCTGGCCCAAAACCAACCGTACCTACCTCGAAACCCGAGTGCAGCGGTTTGAAGACCTCACCCTACCCCCCGATATCAGCCTGGTGAACGCCAGTTTTTGCCTGCCCTTTTGCCCCCCAGAGCGGTTTCCCGACCTGTGGGAGGAAATCGTCTCTACCCTGGCAACCGGGGGGCGCTTCAGTGGTCAGTTGTTTGGCGACCAAGACTCCTGGGCCGTCTACGACGACATGAACCACCACAGCCGAGACCAGGTCAACCAGCTGCTAACTCCCTTTGAGGTGGAATGGCTAGAAGAAGAGAATCACCCCGGCAAAACTGCCCTGGGTGAAGAGAAACATTGGCATATTTTCAACATCGTCGCCCGCAAGCGTTAGCCAAACCTAGCCCACAGCAATCATCACATCGGAGGCTTTGACAACCGCGTAGGCTTCATCACCAACCGCAAGTTCCAAATTCTCAGCCGATGACTTCGTAATCACTGACGCCACTTCCAAACCCGGCGCAATCTCGATCACAACTTCGGTCGTCACCAGGCCGGGCATTACCGACTTTACAGTACCTTTTAGAGCATTTCGAGCACTAATTTTCATAAAGATACAGTCTAACCCTTGTAACTGGATAGCAGAACTCTATCACAAATAATCCACCTTTGCTATTCCCAAGACAGAAACAAAAACAAGCCCCAACAGCAGTTTCTTGCCACCGCCTGAAAGCGTATAGTTTGCAACAAATTTTCCGCAAAGAGCGTTGCTAAATATACTTTTTAGTCATAAGATATTGAGCTTTAAGACATTCGCAACAGCTATCAAAAACAAACGTTTTAATGGCTGTTGCGTATGTATCCTACTTTTGCTAGCTTATTATTTTGGCGGCATACAGCCATAGTCACCTGAGTTAGAACAATCAAAAACTTTAGAAACGTTTGAACGTTCAAATGCTTTTAGGGAAACTGTCATAACCAAACTGGCTACAGCTATATCTAATTTGTCATTCTCGTGTAGACGGGAGTCTACAATAGACGGCCTATTCCAGGATGGATTATCACTTTCCCAGGAACAATGTAGATATTTGTACACTCAATGCCTGACGCATTTTATAGCTAAACTTGCGAGTATTAGAAAAGGAACTTCAGGTAGTTAATTGAGAAACCCGACCATCCACTCAAAAAGCTTGGCTGTCACAGAGGCACAAAGCTTTTTTAAGTAGGTTGTCATAGACACAATGAAAGATATACTAAACAGTTTCCAATGCGGGCACTTTAGCCGGAATAGGATAAAAGCAGTTACCGTTAATTAGCTGCATTAGATAAGCACCATACTCACTTTTTGCTAACGGCTTCGCTAGGCAATAGAGTTGCTCCCCAGAAATATATCCTTTTTGGTAAGCAATTTCCTCCACACAAGCAATTTTAAGACCCTGCCGCTCTTCCAAGGTTTGAATAAAGCTAGAAGCCTGATGCAAAGATTCATGAGTACCGGTATCTAACCATGCGTAACCTCGACCTAGCAGCTCAACGCGAAGATCACCCTGCTCAAGATAACAGCGGTTAAGGTCGGTAATTTCTAGCTCGCCTCGGGCAGAAGGAGTTAGCGTAGCTGCTAAATCGCAAACTCGGGAATCGTAAAAATAAACGCCCGGCACAGCATAAGAAGACTTGGGAAATTGAGGTTTCTCCTCAAAGTTGAGTACTCGCCCATTATGATCGAATTCAATCACACCATACTGCTGTGGATTGGCAACTTGGTACCCAAAGACTAAAGCGCCCCGCTGTAGCTGAGCTGCCTGTTGCAGAAGCCCTCCCAACCCATCGCCGTAGAGGATATTGTCGCCCAGTACCAAACAAGCTGGTTCACCAGCTAAAAACGAACGCGCAAGAATAAACGCTTCGGCGACTCCTCCAGGATAAGCCTGCACTGCGTAGCTAAACTGCAAACCCCACTGACTTCCATCTTCAAACAGCTGTTGAAAGAGAGGCAGTGAGCTGGGCGTAGAAATTACCAAGATCTCTTGAATACCGGCCAGCATTAGCACCGACAGCGGGTAATAAATCATTGGTTTGTTATACACAGGCATAAGCTGCTTGTTAACGGTAAGAGTAAGGGGATAGAGACGCGTCCCAGTTCCACCAGCTAAAATGATGCCTTTCATAACGGGATACTCCTAAGGGGTTTTTTAAAGTCAGTGTCGATCAGAATTTTTCTTTAGCTTTTCACGAGCCGATTTGCGTAATTCTTATGCATCCAATCCTGATAATCATTTGACTGCGTCCGCTTGACCCATTCAGAGTTTTCTAAATACCATTTGACCGTTTTTAGCAGGCCTGTCTCAAAGCTTTCCTTAGGCCTCCAGCCCAATTGAGCACAAATTTTTTCGCAATCAATAGCATAACGTCTATCATGACCTGGACGGTCTTTGACGAAAGCAATCAGTGATGCATGCTTAAAATTAGCTTTCGGAGCTAGCTCATCTAGAAGATTACAAATGGATTCAACGACGGATAGATTAGTTTTTTCGTTAAGACCACCAACATTGTAGGTTTCGCCCAATTTTCCTTGTTGAAGAACTTGATAAATTGCATCACAGTGATCTTCAACATAAAGCCAGTCTCTAATATTTTGACCGTCTCCATAAATTGGCAATTGTTTTCCTCTTAAAGCGCTGATAATAGTGAGAGGAATTAACTTTTCTGGAAATTGGTAAGGGCCGTAGTTATTTGAGCAGTTAGTGGTAAGAGTCGGTATCTCATAGGTATGATGATAGGATCGAACTAAATGATCCGATGCAGCCTTACTGGCAGAGTAAGGGCTGTTAGGTGCGTAGGGAGTACTCTCATGAAAAGGTTCATCCGTTGGCCCCAAGGAGCCATATACTTCGTCTGTGGAAACGTGCAAAAAACGAAATCTAGCTCGCTCGTCTGGCAACAATTTACTCAAATAGTTTCGGGTAGCTTCTAATAGCTGAAAAGTACCGACAATATTTGTCTGAATAAACGTTTCAGGGCTAGCAATAGAGCGATCGACATGACTCTCAGCAGCAAAGTTTAAGATCGCATCGGGACGATACCGAAGCAAAATGCTGCTAACCAATTCAAAATCACCGATATCTCCCTGTATCAATTGATAGCCTGGATCATCGTTTAGCGATGATAAGTTTTCAGAATTGCTGGCATAGGTTAGCCGATCTAGATTAATAACGTTAGCCCATTTTTCCTGGCGAGCTTTGAGCACAAAATTAGATCCAATAAAGCCAGCTCCACCCGTAATCAAGAAAGTTTTCATAAGTTACTCATTATGGTCAAATAGATCAGATTGGAAAAGCAAAACTACAGTTCAGTGGCTTACTCTAGATTAGGTCAGCACTACTGTGGTCAGCTGTCCTGTCCAGCTATAGCAACCTAAAAAGGTTTATGCAGGTAGGAAGGCTATCCTGTCCGCACAGGTATTTTACCTGTGCTGTATATGCCTTTGGTTGTTAGGAGATATAGCTTAGGCTGGAATTAGTAGTTTTTTAGAACTAACCAAACTATGGCAGGCTAGCCACTGCTGATCATCTTCAGTCTGACTAATCCATCGATGAGCTAAATCAGCCCATTTCACAGGTAAGCGTAGCTGGCACCAAGTGGGGTGAGAACTTCTAGAGATACTTTCGTAAAGCTCTGCGTTAGTCAGAACCCTTTCAACACAGGTGGATAATGCCAGACTATTGCCCTCAGGAAAAATCATGGCATTGACACCATGCCGTAAGTATCCCTCAAACATTGGATGATCAGACGCAACAATAGGGGTACAAGCCCTAAGAGCATGATGAATTACCAAAGGAAACCCTTCCGGATACCTATGTCGACTGGGAACAACAACTAAGTCCGCTTGGTTCATCAAGGGCTCCACAGCGTGATTGGGAACAAATCCTACTGGCTTCACACAATCTTCTATACCCAACTGAGAGATCATTTTCTTGGCAAAGCCTGAATCATCTGAACCTACCAAATCAAGATGAATTGGTAGAGCCTTATCTTTTAATACTTTGATGGCTTTGAGTAAATCACCCACTCCTTTGTCCTCACTTACAGAACCTACATAACACAACTTCCAGTTTTTTCGGGGTAAAGGAGAGGATTTAGGCAAAAAACCACCGGGGCTATGATCGACCAAAAAATCCCAGGGAATAATTTTCTTTGGCTTTACCCCTAGCTGCTGAAGTCTTCGCGAGGAGTTAATGCCGTAGCTGCCAATCCATTGAAAATTTGGCCTATTCAAAATTGCAACAATTTCCTGGTTTTTAAGCCTCCGAACAACATTGTGAAGAATGCTTATGTTTCGAACTGGAATGGCACCAAGAAATGTAGTAATTGTTGGAATTTCACGGTCAGCAGCCCACTTTAAAACATCTTTATCCATTGAGGAGATAATTAGATGAGTTGGGTTATATGCTTCAACCAGGTTAATTATTTTCTGAAAATCTATATCTTGATAATGATGAAATCCGCACCCAATAGCTCGGATGCCATTGGGTAAGGTCTCGTCATAAGACTCCTGGGTTAGATAGACTAGATTTGCCACCTCGTTTGCAAATGTTCTAAGTCTGGCATAAGCATCAATAGAGTATTTTTGAGCGTAGTAAGTTTCATCTCCCCCAGAAGCAAGGCGGTAAAAGTCTTTTCGAATATCGCCAGCAAAGTTAACAATCAAGAGTCGCATCAATACCTACACCTCAAGACGATTTCCAAAAATTAGCTCAATATTTTGATTTCTTTGTCTTGCTAAAGCAAAGAATTATAGACCAAAGAAATAATGAAATCGGCTTCTTCAAATGTCATGTTGGCAAATAGTGGCAGGCGAATGATT encodes the following:
- a CDS encoding ArsC/Spx/MgsR family protein, with translation MATVDFYEKTGCINNTRQKALLQASGHQVIAHNLLIEPWTPERLYLFFGGLPVAQWFNTTARAITTGLVVPEQLDTEIALDLMVLDPGLIRRPLLQVGDQRQVGFDPKIIDRWIGLSATVLGETGISPTHLTLCPQAAARSLVTGGASLA
- a CDS encoding trans-aconitate 2-methyltransferase, with protein sequence MKFDAKWMQYYQAVEGRPPRTTLIKALEYYDQVPNTLPKCAVDLGCGDGRDTVELLNRGWRVLAIDGEPEAIARLRQRSDWVGKSWPKTNRTYLETRVQRFEDLTLPPDISLVNASFCLPFCPPERFPDLWEEIVSTLATGGRFSGQLFGDQDSWAVYDDMNHHSRDQVNQLLTPFEVEWLEEENHPGKTALGEEKHWHIFNIVARKR
- a CDS encoding molybdopterin-binding protein; the protein is MKISARNALKGTVKSVMPGLVTTEVVIEIAPGLEVASVITKSSAENLELAVGDEAYAVVKASDVMIAVG
- the rfbA gene encoding glucose-1-phosphate thymidylyltransferase RfbA, translated to MKGIILAGGTGTRLYPLTLTVNKQLMPVYNKPMIYYPLSVLMLAGIQEILVISTPSSLPLFQQLFEDGSQWGLQFSYAVQAYPGGVAEAFILARSFLAGEPACLVLGDNILYGDGLGGLLQQAAQLQRGALVFGYQVANPQQYGVIEFDHNGRVLNFEEKPQFPKSSYAVPGVYFYDSRVCDLAATLTPSARGELEITDLNRCYLEQGDLRVELLGRGYAWLDTGTHESLHQASSFIQTLEERQGLKIACVEEIAYQKGYISGEQLYCLAKPLAKSEYGAYLMQLINGNCFYPIPAKVPALETV
- the rfbB gene encoding dTDP-glucose 4,6-dehydratase; amino-acid sequence: MKTFLITGGAGFIGSNFVLKARQEKWANVINLDRLTYASNSENLSSLNDDPGYQLIQGDIGDFELVSSILLRYRPDAILNFAAESHVDRSIASPETFIQTNIVGTFQLLEATRNYLSKLLPDERARFRFLHVSTDEVYGSLGPTDEPFHESTPYAPNSPYSASKAASDHLVRSYHHTYEIPTLTTNCSNNYGPYQFPEKLIPLTIISALRGKQLPIYGDGQNIRDWLYVEDHCDAIYQVLQQGKLGETYNVGGLNEKTNLSVVESICNLLDELAPKANFKHASLIAFVKDRPGHDRRYAIDCEKICAQLGWRPKESFETGLLKTVKWYLENSEWVKRTQSNDYQDWMHKNYANRLVKS
- a CDS encoding glycosyltransferase — encoded protein: MRLLIVNFAGDIRKDFYRLASGGDETYYAQKYSIDAYARLRTFANEVANLVYLTQESYDETLPNGIRAIGCGFHHYQDIDFQKIINLVEAYNPTHLIISSMDKDVLKWAADREIPTITTFLGAIPVRNISILHNVVRRLKNQEIVAILNRPNFQWIGSYGINSSRRLQQLGVKPKKIIPWDFLVDHSPGGFLPKSSPLPRKNWKLCYVGSVSEDKGVGDLLKAIKVLKDKALPIHLDLVGSDDSGFAKKMISQLGIEDCVKPVGFVPNHAVEPLMNQADLVVVPSRHRYPEGFPLVIHHALRACTPIVASDHPMFEGYLRHGVNAMIFPEGNSLALSTCVERVLTNAELYESISRSSHPTWCQLRLPVKWADLAHRWISQTEDDQQWLACHSLVSSKKLLIPA